A DNA window from Lepidochelys kempii isolate rLepKem1 chromosome 9, rLepKem1.hap2, whole genome shotgun sequence contains the following coding sequences:
- the LOC140916753 gene encoding P2R1A-PPP2R2A-interacting phosphatase regulator 1-like isoform X2, with the protein MAQEKMELDLELPAGSAPAPSDGGSLRRSNSAPLIHGLSDNSQVFQPYVLRTRRNSTTVMNRHSMLLSSSPIRIPSSRLHQIRREEGVDLMNRETAHEREVQTAMQISQSWEESLSLSDNDLDKSEKSSSPKRIDFTPVSPAPSPTRGIGKQCFSPSLQMFVSSNGLPPSPIPSPTRRFSNRRSQSPINCIRPSVLGPIKRKVCVRIQSILHLCSLASVCVMEAIIISSKENEHIPCMLQKMSFQGCQSWSKG; encoded by the exons ATGGCTCAAGAGAAAATGGAGCTGGACCTGGAGCTGCCGGCGGGGAGCGCGCCGGCCCCGAGCGACGGGGGGAGCTTGAGGAGATCGAACAGCGCCCCCCTCATCCACGGGCTGAG TGATAATTCACAGGTTTTTCAGCCTTATGTGTTGCGAACCCGCAGGAACAGTACAACAGTTATGAACCGTCATAGCATG TTGCTGTCATCATCTCCCATTCGAATTCCTAGCAGCAGACTTCATCAAATCAGAAGG GAGGAAGGAGTGGATTTAATGAACAGAGAAACAGCACATGAAAG gGAAGTGCAAACAGCAATGCAGATAAGCCAGTCATGGGAGGAAAGCTTGAGCCTG AGTGACAATGACTTGGACAAGTCCGAGAAATCTTCCTCTCCAAAGAGAATAGACTTCACCCCAGTTTCCCCAGCACCTTCACCCACCCGAGGAATAGGGAAG CAATGTTTTTCACCATCCTTACAAATGTTTGTGAGTAGTAATGGATTACCTCCAAGTCCTATTCCTAGTCCAACAAGGCGATTCTCAAA CAGGAGGAGTCAGAGTCCAATCAACTGTATCAGGCCCAGTGTTCTTGGTCCCATTAAAAGGAAAG TTTGTGTGAGGATCCAGAGTATTTTACATCTATGTTCTTTAGCTTCAGTCTGTGTGATGGAAGCCATCATTATTTCATCAAAGGAGAATGAACATATTCCTTGCATGCTACAGAAAATGAGTTTTCAGGGCTGCCAGTCTTGGAGTAAAGGCTGA